One Osmerus mordax isolate fOsmMor3 chromosome 26, fOsmMor3.pri, whole genome shotgun sequence DNA segment encodes these proteins:
- the abl2 gene encoding tyrosine-protein kinase ABL2 isoform X3 yields the protein MSLRTIGPSSSFEEEWVRLTGSQYAGLRDVDRPKLPALHRPFGLDSAALTEAVRWSSKENLLGAAESDPNLFLALYDFVASGDNTLSITKGEKLRVLGYNQNGEWSEVRSKNGQGWVPSNYITPVNSLEKHSWYHGPVSRSAAEYLLSSLINGSFLVRESESSPGQLSISLRYEGRVYHYRINTASDGKVYVTAESRFATLAELVHHHSTVADGLVTTLHYPAPKCNKPTVYGVSPIHDKWEMERTDITMKHKLGGGQYGEVYVGVWKKYNLTVAVKTLKEDTMEVEEFLKEAAVMKEVKHPNLVQLLGVCTLEPPFYIVTEYMPHGNLLDYLRECDREEVNAVVLLYMATQISSAMEYLEKKNFIHRDLAARNCLVGENHVVKVADFGLSRLMTGDTYTAHAGAKFPIKWTAPESLAYNTFSIKSDVWAFGVLLWEIATYGMSPYPGIDLSQVYDLLEKGYRMEQPEGCPPKVYELMRACWQWSPLDRPSFAETHQAFETMFHDSSISEEVAEELCKTASSGHAGPLHPLGPDMPLLPSKCRTLKKHTENKENIEGGLDGRLDPGAHTHSGLAAALLGDGRSGGSPALPRKQRDKSPSSLLEDGQDGATFTRNRKAAFFSSFMKKKSSSSSSSPSSQLQQNLPTPPKRSSSFREMETQPHKKYEPQAAFCAPMPPLPAQADGPGFSPSHGDANHSQSRCCGATFGQKPSSSGGLGSGSQVGSSSSWGSLAGFFTPRLIKRTLGLRTGKSSGLEDGGGGGGVGGSKPFPRSNSTSSMSAGLPDLERMALTLPRNRSKPPLERTASTTSQPENGACPPRTPSASDTMLLRRLDDQGAAQIRERPKAKLMPRGPGSGAGVRAPGVGGEAGAADSDGTSRLRDGGEERQGWSSPSKAPGGVGREGVLSGQATPHNHKVPVLISPTLKHSPADVHLVGMDSQGNRFKLLSSEHQADRDRPRLVKPKCAPPPPPTLRPLQHTYSGDGEEQGGSVVEVNGDGIKGQRSGRAAGPGTGRPSVPPPQVPPAHSYTSSANSNATPTKLANGATNTALSSSAPPGGSKGGLRRTRQERERVPPERVSREALLECAECLSVALHSSPEPSSSSLVLDAGHQLLDHCSGYVDCIPQMRNKFAFREAVGKLELSLQELRATSSSCGGGLPGGPTLDSLHTCIKEISDVVQR from the exons atgTCATTAAGAACCATAGGCCCCAGCAGCAGTTTTGAGGAAGAGTGGGTTCGGCTGACAGGAAGTCAGTATGCGGGCCTAAGGGATGTGGACAGACCCAAACTCCCAG CGCTCCACCGGCCCTTCGGCCTGGACTCTGCGGCGCTGACGGAGGCTGTGCGCTGGAGCTCCAAGGAGAACCTCCTGGGCGCGGCCGAGAGCGACCCCAACCTCTTCCTTGCACTTTACGACTTTGTCGCCAGCGGCGACAACACGCTGAGCATCACGAAAG gagaGAAGCTCCGAGTCCTGGGCTACAACCAGAACGGAGAGTGGAGCGAGGTGCGGTCCAAGAACGGCCAGGGCTGGGTGCCTAGCAACTACATCACGCCGGTGAACAGCCTGGAGAAGCACAGCTGGTACCACGGGCCGGTGTCCCGCAGCGCGGCCGAGTACCTGCTGTCCAGCCTCATCAACGGAAGCTTCCTGGTGCGGGAGAGCGAAAGCAGCCCAGGACAGCTGTCCATCTCGCTGCGCTACGAGGGCCGGGTCTACCACTACCGCATCAACACTGCCTCCGACGGCAAG GTGTACGTCACGGCGGAGAGCCGCTTCGCCACGCTGGCAGAGCTGGTGCACCACCACTCCACGGTGGCCGATGGGCTGGTGACCACGCTGCACTACCCGGCGCCCAAGTGCAACAAGCCCACGGTGTACGGCGTGTCGCCCATCCACGACAAGTGGGAGATGGAGCGCACCGACATCACCATGAAGCACAAGCTGGGCGGGGGGCAGTACGGGGAGGTGTACGTGGGCGTGTGGAAGAAGTACAACCTGACAGTGGCTGTGAAGACCCTGAAG GAAGACacgatggaggtggaggagttccTAAAGGAGGCTGCAGTCATGAAAGAGGTCAAACACCCAAACCTGGTTCAGCTCCTGG gtgtgtgtaccctggAGCCCCCCTTCTACATCGTCACGGAGTACATGCCCCACGGCAACCTGCTGGACTACCTGCGTGAGTGTGACCGCGAGGAGGTGAACGCCGTAGTGCTGCTCTACATGGCCACGCAGATCTCCTCCGCCATGGAGTACCTGGAGAAGAAGAACTTCATCCACAG ggACCTGGCTGCCAGGAACTGCCTGGTGGGGGAGAACCATGTGGTGAAGGTGGCAGACTTCGGCCTGAGCCGGCTGATGACGGGCGACACCTACACCGCCCACGCCGGCGCCAAGTTCCCCATCAAGTGGACCGCCCCCGAGAGCCTGGCCTACAACACCTTCTCCATCAAGTCTGATGTCTGGG CTTTTGGCGTGTTGCTATGGGAGATCGCCACCTACGGCATGTCTCCCTACCCGGGCATCGACCTGTCCCAGGTGTACGACCTGCTGGAGAAGGGCTACCGCATGGAGCAACCGGAGGGGTGTCCCCCCAAGGTGTACGAGCTGATGAGGGCCT GCTGGCAGTGGAGTCCTCTAGATAGACCCTCGTTTGCCGAGACCCACCAGGCTTTCGAGACCATGTTCCACGACTCCAGCATCTCTGAAG AGGTAGCCGAGGAGCTGTGCAAGACTGCCTCCTCTGGCCACGCGGGGCCACTGCACCCCCTGGGCCCAGACAtgcccctgctgccctccaaGTGCCGCACCctgaagaaacacacagagaacaaggAGAACATCGAGGGTGGGCTGGACGGCCGGCTGGACCCtggagctcacacacactcag GTCTGGCTGCGGCGTTGCTAGGAGACGGGCGGTCGGGCGGCTCCCCGGCGTTACCGCGGAAACAGCGCGACAAATCTCCCAGCAGCCTCTTGGAGGACGGCCAGGACGGCGCCACGTTTACGCGCAACCGCAAGGCGGccttcttcagctccttcatgaaGAAGAagtcctcgtcttcctcctcctcgccctcctcgcagctccagcagaacctccccaccccccccaagaGGAGCAGCTCCTTCAGGGAGATGGAGACCCAGCCTCACAAGAAGTACGAGCCCCAGGCGGCCTTCTGCGCCCCCATGCCTCCCCTGCCCGCCCAGGCCGACGGCCCGGGGTTCTCCCCCTCCCACGGAGACGCCAACCACAGCCAGTCCCGCTGCTGCGGCGCCACCTTCGGGCAGAAGCCCTCCTCCAGTGGGGGTCTGGGGTCAGGCTCCCAggtgggcagcagcagcagctggggcAGCCTGGCTGGGTTCTTCACCCCGCGCCTCATCAAGAGGACCCTGGGACTGCGGACGGGGAAGTCCTCGGGCCTggaggacggaggagggggagggggggttggagggtcgAAGCCGTTTCCCCGGTCcaactccacctcctccatgtcGGCGGGGCTGCCGGATCTGGAGCGCATGGCCCTGACCCTCCCCAGGAACCGCAGCAAGCCCCCCCTGGAGAGGAcggcctccaccacctcccagcCCGAGAACGGGGCCTGCCCGCCCCGCACGCCCTCCGCCTCCGACACCATGCTGCTCCGCAGGCTGGATGACCAGGGGGCCGCCCAGATCAGGGAGAGGCCCAAGGCCAAGCTGATGCCCCGGGGGCCGGGCAGCGGGGCCGGGGTGAGGGCtccaggggtggggggcgagGCGGGGGCGGCGGACTCGGACGGCACCTCCCGGCTCAGGGACGGGGGTGAGGAACGCCAGGGGTGGTCGTCGCCCTCCAAAGCCccggggggggttgggagggagggtgtgttgtcgggacaggccacgccccacaaCCACAAGGTTCCTGTGCTGATCTCCCCCACGCTGAAGCACAGCCCCGCGGACGTGCACCTGGTGGGCATGGACTCTCAGGGCAACCGCTTCAAACTGTTATCCTCTGAGCATCAAGCAGACCGCGACCGCCCGCGTCTGGTCAAACCCAAGTGtgccccgccgcccccccccaccctgcgccCCCTGCAGCACACCTACAGCGGGGACGGAGAGGAGCAAGGCGGGAGCGTGGTGGAGGTCAACGGGGACGGGATCAAGGGTCAGAGGTCGGGCCGGGCGGCGGGGCCCGGGACAGGACGACCGTCCGTGCCGCCACCACAAGTGCCGCCCGCACATTCCTACACTTCCTCTGCCAACAGCAACGCCACCCCTACCAAACTAGCCAACGGAGCCACCAACACTGCCCTCTCCTCATCAGCGCCCCCCGGTGGCTCCAAGGGGGGCCTGCGTCGGACCAGGCAGGAGAGGGAACGCGTGCCCCCGGAGAGGGTGAGCCGGGAGGCCCTGCTGGAGTGCGCTGAGTGCCTGAGCGTGGCTCTCCACAGCAGTCCTgagccctcctccagcagcctggTCCTGGACGCCGGGCACCAGCTGCTGGACCACTGCTCCGGCTACGTAGACTGCATCCCCCAGATGAGGAACAAGTTCGCCTTCCGGGAGGCGGTGGGGAAGCTGGAACTGAGCCTGCAGGAACTGAGggccacttcctcttcctgtgggGGAGGGCTCCCTGGGGGCCCCACCCTGGACAGCCTGCACACTTGCATCAAGGAGATCAGCGACGTGGTGCAGAGGTAG